The following are encoded in a window of Mycobacterium decipiens genomic DNA:
- a CDS encoding carbon-nitrogen hydrolase family protein yields the protein MLEMAKVAAIQIATTSGRLDDNLSHVRALTGEALAAGADIIALPEFFTGALAPSDDAFSVALPAGRNRATDFLLEVATEHRKYIGGSLLVAEGNNLFNRYFMATPSGQLYAHDKDLPTMWENCFYTGGNDDGVFETDLGGIGAAVCWELIRAQTLSRMAGRVRMVITGTHWWDLPSNWPAVPYLLRSPARANRKLSEGAPVEFARRLGVPVLQASHCGTLAGDFYLAPTWNARLPYRTAFVGATQIVDGWGRVVAQRNTQEGPGVVVGDVPLGRVATAESVAVPDRFWIPKLPLLHRLYWTHQNWACKGMYQRVGRTKGLDAAAVNAMTSI from the coding sequence ATGCTGGAAATGGCGAAGGTAGCTGCGATTCAGATTGCGACAACGAGTGGCCGGCTCGATGACAACCTTTCGCATGTTCGGGCCCTGACCGGGGAGGCGTTGGCGGCCGGAGCGGACATCATTGCCCTTCCGGAATTCTTCACGGGCGCTCTTGCGCCGTCGGACGACGCATTTTCGGTCGCGCTCCCGGCGGGCCGAAACCGGGCGACCGATTTCCTACTGGAGGTTGCGACGGAGCATCGCAAATACATCGGTGGCTCGCTGCTCGTCGCGGAGGGAAACAACCTGTTCAATCGCTACTTCATGGCCACCCCGTCGGGACAGCTGTACGCGCACGACAAGGATCTGCCGACGATGTGGGAGAACTGCTTCTACACCGGGGGTAACGACGATGGCGTCTTCGAGACCGACCTCGGCGGCATTGGTGCGGCGGTCTGCTGGGAACTCATCCGCGCGCAGACGCTGTCCAGGATGGCTGGTCGGGTCCGGATGGTGATCACCGGCACGCACTGGTGGGACCTGCCGAGCAATTGGCCGGCCGTGCCCTACCTGCTGCGATCGCCCGCGCGTGCCAACCGGAAGCTCAGCGAAGGCGCACCGGTGGAGTTCGCGCGGCGGCTCGGCGTTCCTGTGCTTCAGGCCAGCCACTGTGGGACCTTGGCCGGTGATTTCTACCTCGCCCCAACCTGGAATGCCCGGCTGCCGTATCGGACGGCCTTCGTCGGGGCCACCCAGATCGTGGACGGGTGGGGTCGGGTGGTGGCGCAACGAAACACCCAAGAAGGGCCCGGCGTGGTGGTCGGCGACGTGCCGTTGGGGCGCGTTGCAACAGCGGAATCGGTGGCCGTGCCCGATCGATTCTGGATCCCCAAACTGCCTCTGCTGCACCGCCTCTATTGGACGCACCAGAACTGGGCGTGCAAGGGGATGTATCAGCGCGTCGGTCGAACCAAAGGACTGGACGCGGCCGCGGTCAACGCGATGACGAGCATCTGA
- the secG gene encoding preprotein translocase subunit SecG gives MELALQITLVITSVLVVLLVLLHRAKGGGLSTLFGGGVQSSLSGSTVVEKNLDRLTLFITGIWLVSIVGVALLIKYR, from the coding sequence ATGGAATTGGCCCTGCAGATCACCCTGGTGATCACCAGCGTGCTGGTGGTGTTGCTGGTGCTGCTGCACCGCGCCAAGGGTGGCGGCCTGTCGACGCTGTTCGGCGGGGGTGTGCAGTCAAGTCTGTCCGGGTCGACGGTGGTGGAGAAGAACCTGGACCGGTTGACGCTGTTCATCACCGGCATCTGGCTGGTGTCCATCGTCGGTGTTGCCCTGTTAATCAAGTACCGCTGA
- the tpiA gene encoding triose-phosphate isomerase, producing the protein MSRKPLIAGNWKMNLNHFEAIALVQKIAFSLPDKYYDRVDVAVIPPFTDLRSVQTLVDGDKLRLTYGAQDLSQHDSGAYTGDISGAFLAKLGCRYVVVGHSERRTYHNEDDALVAAKAAAALKHGLTPIVCIGEHLDVREAGNHVAHNVEQLRGSLAGLSAEQIGGVVIAYEPVWAIGTGRVASAADAAEVCSAIRTELGSLASVQIADNVRVLYGGSVNAKNVGDIVAQADVDGGLVGGASLDGEQFATLAAIAAGGPLP; encoded by the coding sequence GTGAGCCGAAAGCCGCTGATAGCCGGCAACTGGAAGATGAACCTCAATCACTTCGAGGCGATCGCGCTGGTGCAAAAGATCGCATTCTCCTTGCCGGACAAGTACTACGACAGGGTGGACGTCGCGGTCATCCCACCGTTCACCGACCTGCGCAGCGTGCAAACCCTGGTCGACGGGGACAAACTGCGATTGACCTATGGCGCGCAGGACTTGTCACAACACGACTCCGGCGCCTACACGGGTGACATCAGCGGAGCATTTTTGGCCAAGCTGGGTTGTCGCTACGTCGTCGTCGGTCACTCCGAGCGGCGCACCTATCACAACGAGGATGACGCGCTGGTGGCCGCAAAAGCCGCCGCCGCGCTCAAGCACGGCCTGACGCCGATTGTCTGCATTGGTGAGCACCTCGACGTCCGTGAGGCGGGAAATCACGTGGCCCACAACGTCGAACAGCTGCGCGGGTCGCTGGCTGGGCTGTCTGCCGAACAGATTGGCGGCGTCGTCATCGCCTACGAACCGGTCTGGGCGATCGGAACCGGGCGGGTGGCCAGCGCTGCCGACGCCGCGGAGGTGTGTTCGGCGATCCGAACGGAGTTGGGCTCGCTGGCCTCGGTGCAGATTGCCGACAATGTGCGGGTGCTCTACGGTGGCTCGGTGAACGCCAAAAACGTCGGCGACATCGTGGCCCAGGCCGACGTCGATGGTGGCCTGGTCGGCGGGGCGTCGCTGGACGGCGAGCAGTTTGCCACACTGGCCGCGATCGCGGCCGGTGGTCCGTTACCGTAG
- a CDS encoding aminoglycoside phosphotransferase family protein yields MTAELFPSTLPIMGTLSGTCSGRGWLERLPHVVARLQSRWQLWLEPPFRGGSCSWVAPARLPDGLPVVLKVGWPHREAAGEAEALRLWDGNGAVRLLREDRDHHALLLERCEPGHPLGSAHQLSAARRLLFGAGLLRELWRAPVPELTRLERLGDVTAEWADLVEQRMHRCRPGFDPGLVAHGIRLLRELPASASHTVVVHGDFNPGNVVAASRRPWLAIDAKPMIGDPDYDPWPLLEQIDDPFTHADPHSVLTERFALVADALDGNVERMQAWGIARRIETALDVAAHGDTSGAHVVMNEARVLADLLGI; encoded by the coding sequence GTGACGGCCGAGCTGTTTCCCTCCACGCTGCCGATCATGGGCACGCTCAGCGGAACTTGCTCCGGGCGAGGGTGGCTAGAACGGCTGCCTCACGTCGTGGCTCGGCTGCAGTCGCGGTGGCAACTATGGCTGGAGCCTCCGTTTCGCGGCGGCAGCTGCTCATGGGTGGCGCCGGCGAGGTTACCGGACGGGCTCCCGGTGGTGCTGAAGGTCGGCTGGCCGCATCGGGAGGCGGCCGGCGAGGCGGAGGCGCTGCGGCTGTGGGACGGCAACGGTGCCGTGCGCCTGCTGCGCGAAGACCGCGACCATCACGCCCTGCTGCTCGAGCGCTGCGAACCCGGCCACCCGCTCGGATCGGCGCACCAGCTCAGCGCCGCACGACGGCTGCTGTTTGGTGCGGGGCTCCTGCGCGAACTGTGGCGAGCACCGGTACCTGAGCTGACCAGGCTCGAGCGGCTAGGAGATGTCACCGCCGAGTGGGCGGATCTAGTTGAGCAGCGCATGCACCGATGCAGACCCGGCTTCGATCCTGGCCTGGTGGCGCACGGCATCCGCCTGCTCCGCGAGCTGCCGGCCAGTGCCTCGCACACCGTCGTGGTGCACGGTGACTTCAACCCGGGCAACGTGGTCGCCGCCTCCCGGCGGCCGTGGCTTGCCATCGATGCCAAGCCGATGATCGGTGACCCCGATTACGACCCGTGGCCACTGTTGGAGCAGATTGACGACCCGTTCACGCACGCTGACCCGCACTCAGTGCTCACCGAACGTTTCGCACTGGTGGCCGACGCTTTGGACGGGAATGTCGAACGGATGCAGGCCTGGGGTATCGCACGCCGCATAGAGACAGCGCTGGATGTGGCTGCACACGGCGACACCTCCGGCGCACACGTCGTCATGAACGAGGCACGGGTGCTGGCCGACCTGCTCGGGATCTGA
- a CDS encoding ATP-binding protein, whose protein sequence is MRRYILTGTPGAGKTSILRGLDALGHSVVGEAATDVITHRQAHGEREPWNRASFVDDIVTVQRQRQIAPNLPTTGILVFDRSPVCTHALAVHLGLPVSPALSAELERITTERVYERQVFFIRNLGFCEPTAARRIGFQDALKFEQIHEDSYRAFGYRLIDVPAGHLSRRIAAVHDAISRLAP, encoded by the coding sequence ATGCGCCGCTACATCCTCACCGGCACACCGGGCGCGGGTAAGACGTCAATTCTGCGGGGCCTCGATGCGTTGGGACATTCCGTCGTCGGAGAAGCCGCCACCGATGTCATCACGCACCGACAGGCGCACGGCGAGCGGGAACCATGGAATCGCGCATCCTTCGTCGACGACATTGTCACCGTGCAGCGTCAGCGCCAGATCGCACCCAACCTGCCGACCACCGGCATTCTGGTCTTCGATCGGTCGCCGGTGTGCACCCACGCCTTGGCCGTACACCTGGGCCTTCCCGTCTCCCCTGCCCTGTCGGCCGAGCTGGAACGGATCACCACCGAGCGCGTATACGAGCGGCAGGTCTTCTTCATCCGAAACCTCGGCTTCTGCGAGCCGACCGCGGCCCGTCGGATCGGCTTCCAGGACGCGCTGAAGTTCGAACAGATCCACGAGGACAGCTACCGTGCGTTCGGCTACCGGCTCATCGACGTTCCCGCCGGGCACCTGAGCCGCCGCATCGCGGCCGTCCACGACGCAATCTCGCGGCTCGCACCGTAG
- a CDS encoding phosphoglycerate kinase, translated as MSIPNLKDLLAEGVSGRGVLVRSDLNVPLDEDGIITDAGRIIASAPTLKALLEAGAKVVVAAHLGRPKDGPDPKLSLEPVAAALGEQIGRHVQLASDVVGTDALARAEGLTEGDILLLENIRFDKRETSKDDHDRLTLAKQLVELVGTGGAFVSDGFGVVHRKQASVYDVATLLPHYAGTLVADELRVLQQLTSSTQRPYAVVLGGSKVSDKLGVIESLATKADSIVIGGGMCFTFLAAQGFSVGKSLLEDDMIETCRRLLETYHDVLRLPVDLVVTEKFAADSPPRTVDAGAVPNDLMGLDIGPGSIKRFGTLLSNARTIFWNGPMGVFEFPAYEAGTRGVAEAIVTATGKGAFSVVGGGDSAAAVRAMGIPEGAFSHISTGGGASLEYLEGKTLPGIEVLSRAQPDGGDS; from the coding sequence GTGAGCATTCCAAACCTCAAAGATCTGCTCGCCGAAGGTGTTTCGGGTCGCGGCGTGCTGGTGCGCTCCGATCTGAATGTGCCGCTCGACGAGGATGGCATCATTACCGACGCGGGTCGTATCATCGCGTCGGCGCCGACGTTGAAGGCGCTGCTGGAGGCCGGCGCCAAGGTCGTGGTCGCCGCGCACCTGGGTCGTCCGAAGGACGGTCCCGACCCGAAGCTGTCGCTGGAGCCGGTCGCCGCGGCGCTAGGTGAGCAAATCGGCCGGCATGTGCAGTTGGCGAGCGATGTTGTCGGCACCGACGCGTTGGCCCGTGCCGAAGGGCTCACCGAAGGCGACATCCTGCTGTTGGAGAACATCCGCTTCGACAAACGCGAAACCAGCAAGGACGACCACGACCGACTGACCCTGGCCAAACAACTGGTCGAATTAGTCGGAACGGGAGGCGCTTTCGTCTCCGACGGATTCGGGGTGGTCCACCGCAAGCAAGCCTCGGTTTACGATGTCGCAACCCTGCTGCCGCACTACGCGGGTACGCTGGTGGCCGACGAGTTACGAGTACTGCAGCAGTTGACCAGCTCGACCCAGCGGCCCTACGCGGTGGTGCTCGGCGGATCGAAGGTGTCCGACAAGCTGGGTGTGATCGAGTCGCTGGCGACGAAGGCCGACAGCATTGTGATTGGTGGCGGAATGTGTTTCACATTCCTCGCCGCACAGGGATTTTCGGTCGGCAAGTCGCTGTTGGAAGACGACATGATTGAAACCTGTCGCAGGCTGCTGGAAACCTATCACGATGTGCTGCGACTGCCGGTGGATCTGGTGGTGACCGAGAAGTTCGCCGCCGACTCACCGCCCCGGACGGTCGATGCCGGCGCCGTTCCGAACGACCTGATGGGCCTGGATATCGGGCCGGGATCGATCAAGCGGTTCGGCACGCTGCTGTCCAACGCCAGGACCATCTTCTGGAACGGCCCGATGGGCGTGTTCGAGTTCCCGGCGTACGAGGCGGGCACCAGAGGAGTCGCCGAGGCGATCGTCACCGCGACCGGTAAAGGTGCTTTCAGTGTGGTCGGCGGCGGCGACTCCGCGGCTGCGGTGCGGGCGATGGGCATCCCCGAGGGCGCCTTCTCGCACATATCCACCGGCGGTGGTGCGTCGCTGGAATACCTTGAGGGCAAGACACTTCCCGGCATCGAGGTACTGAGCCGTGCGCAGCCAGACGGAGGAGATTCGTGA
- a CDS encoding TetR/AcrR family transcriptional regulator, which produces MTSPPAATANRERSRRSDHTDATRRALVDAGRSLFSRRGYRDVSIEDIVTRARVTRGALYYHFDNKKDLFQTVLETVEAGLVADVGAAMDKVTDPWDVLVVGFDAFLDAATKPDALQIIAIDGPSVLGWGEWRQIDMRYGLGLVVGALERGMDAGVIRRVPLPPLSHLLLAALTESALQIADATDKDRTKDEVEHAFMALLEGLRA; this is translated from the coding sequence ATGACATCCCCACCGGCGGCCACCGCGAACCGAGAACGCAGCAGGCGCTCGGACCACACGGACGCGACGCGTCGAGCCCTCGTCGACGCCGGCCGTTCCCTATTCTCGCGGCGCGGCTACCGTGACGTCTCGATCGAGGACATCGTCACCCGCGCCCGAGTCACCCGCGGCGCTCTCTACTACCACTTCGACAACAAGAAAGATCTGTTCCAGACCGTACTCGAAACCGTCGAAGCCGGACTGGTCGCCGACGTCGGGGCCGCCATGGACAAGGTCACCGACCCGTGGGACGTGTTGGTTGTCGGCTTCGACGCGTTCCTTGACGCGGCGACTAAACCGGACGCGCTGCAGATCATCGCGATTGACGGCCCGTCAGTGCTCGGGTGGGGCGAATGGCGTCAGATCGACATGCGCTACGGGCTTGGCCTGGTGGTCGGGGCTCTCGAACGGGGCATGGACGCCGGGGTGATTCGGCGCGTACCGTTGCCGCCGCTTTCACATCTGCTGCTGGCCGCGCTAACCGAGTCCGCCCTGCAAATTGCCGATGCGACCGACAAAGACCGGACCAAAGACGAGGTCGAACACGCATTTATGGCCTTACTCGAAGGCTTGCGGGCGTAG
- a CDS encoding nuclear transport factor 2 family protein, giving the protein MSASNGFVEGFADFWKAPSPGGLANHLHPDVRLVQPLSPPAHGLAAAQRAFNRILGLLPDLHGEVDRWSQAGDVVFIEFRLMARLGNEVVEWPVIDRFLLRDDKAVERVSYFDSFPLLIKVLKHPSTWLGWLTAIRGRP; this is encoded by the coding sequence ATGAGCGCATCCAACGGATTCGTCGAGGGGTTCGCCGACTTCTGGAAGGCGCCGTCGCCAGGTGGACTGGCCAATCACCTGCATCCCGACGTGCGACTGGTACAGCCGCTGTCACCACCGGCGCATGGCCTGGCGGCGGCCCAGCGGGCGTTCAACCGGATTCTGGGTTTGCTGCCTGACCTGCACGGGGAAGTCGACCGGTGGAGCCAAGCAGGCGATGTGGTGTTCATCGAGTTCCGGCTGATGGCGCGGCTCGGGAACGAGGTGGTCGAGTGGCCGGTCATCGATCGGTTCCTGCTGCGCGACGACAAGGCCGTGGAACGGGTGAGCTATTTCGACTCGTTCCCACTGTTGATCAAGGTCCTCAAGCATCCGTCGACCTGGCTCGGCTGGTTGACAGCCATCCGAGGCCGGCCATGA
- the gap gene encoding type I glyceraldehyde-3-phosphate dehydrogenase: MTVRVGINGFGRIGRNFYRALLAQQAQGPGSSGAEVEVVAANDITDNSTLAHLLKFDSILGRLPHDVSLEGDDTIVVGSAKIKALAVREGPAALPWGDLGVDVVVESTGLFTNAAKAKGHLEAGAKKVIISAPATDEDITIVLGVNDDKYDGSQNIISNASCTTNCLAPLAKVLDDEFGVVRGLMTTIHAYTQDQNLQDGPHKDLRRARAAALNIVPTSTGAAKAIGLVMPQLKGKLDGYALRVPIPTGSVTDLTADLSKRASVDEINAAFQAAAEGRLKGILKYYDAPIVSSDIVTDPHSSIFDSGLTKVIDDQAKVVSWYDNEWGYSNRLVDLVALVGKSL, from the coding sequence GTGACGGTCCGAGTAGGCATCAACGGATTTGGTCGAATCGGACGCAACTTCTACCGGGCCTTGTTGGCGCAACAGGCGCAGGGCCCGGGCAGTTCTGGGGCCGAGGTGGAGGTGGTCGCCGCCAACGACATCACCGACAACAGCACGCTGGCGCATCTGCTGAAATTCGACTCGATTCTGGGTCGGCTGCCCCACGATGTCAGCCTCGAAGGTGACGACACCATCGTCGTCGGCAGCGCGAAAATCAAGGCGCTTGCGGTGCGGGAGGGGCCGGCGGCATTGCCGTGGGGCGACCTTGGCGTCGACGTCGTCGTCGAATCCACCGGCCTGTTCACCAACGCGGCCAAAGCCAAAGGCCACCTGGAGGCCGGCGCGAAGAAGGTGATTATCTCCGCGCCCGCCACCGACGAGGACATCACCATCGTCCTGGGCGTCAACGACGACAAGTACGACGGCAGCCAGAACATCATCTCGAATGCGTCGTGCACCACGAACTGCCTTGCGCCGCTGGCCAAAGTGCTCGACGACGAGTTCGGTGTAGTCAGGGGCCTGATGACCACCATCCACGCCTACACCCAGGATCAGAACCTGCAGGACGGGCCGCACAAAGATCTGCGTCGCGCCCGCGCCGCCGCGCTGAACATCGTGCCGACCTCCACGGGCGCGGCCAAGGCCATCGGCCTGGTGATGCCCCAGCTGAAGGGCAAGCTCGACGGCTACGCGCTACGGGTGCCGATCCCCACCGGCTCGGTCACCGACCTGACCGCCGACTTGTCCAAACGGGCCAGCGTCGACGAGATCAACGCGGCGTTCCAAGCCGCCGCCGAGGGCAGGCTCAAGGGCATTCTGAAGTACTACGACGCACCGATCGTCTCGAGCGATATCGTCACCGACCCGCACAGCTCGATTTTCGACTCTGGCCTGACCAAAGTCATCGACGACCAAGCCAAGGTGGTGTCGTGGTACGACAACGAGTGGGGCTATTCCAACCGCCTCGTTGATCTGGTCGCGCTGGTCGGCAAGTCGCTCTAG